Proteins co-encoded in one Candidatus Hydrogenedentota bacterium genomic window:
- a CDS encoding protein kinase, whose amino-acid sequence MRNLGRGAVGNVWLAADIQLHDEPIACKVLHKVFADDRRAISDLKREVLLTRKLRHPNIVAVHSFWDMDGYRFITMEYVGGNNMSTLLSERDTPYTVPEVLPWIEQLCGALDHAHKQGILHRDVKPANILMATDGEVRLADFGIARTAREASARMSGHLTSGTLLFMSPEQLVGEPLDHRSDLYSLAATIYEWLSGAPPFNKGAIAMQIQKRLPSPIPYCHEAVNRVLLKALSKQREDRHNSCGAFCRELLEVERAIEGVRQPVTFPAEASPKLRASVDHDSETEALMLPPDAGDTKQLGVLLVEAGVITKPQLDSALTHHATTRELLGATLMRLGYAEEGDIVEALEKQLRMQSISLDDSNIDRDVAEALPREFAEAHKCLAVKKDAGRILLAMANPLDFTAINEVEKAMGVPIEPRVALESSLNYAIARVYGN is encoded by the coding sequence GTGCGTAACTTGGGCCGGGGGGCCGTGGGCAACGTCTGGTTGGCAGCCGACATCCAACTCCACGACGAACCCATTGCCTGCAAGGTCCTTCACAAGGTGTTTGCGGACGACCGCCGCGCCATTTCCGACCTGAAGCGCGAGGTCCTTCTCACCCGCAAACTGCGGCACCCCAACATCGTCGCGGTACACTCGTTTTGGGACATGGACGGGTACCGCTTCATCACCATGGAGTACGTCGGCGGAAACAACATGTCGACGCTGCTGTCCGAACGGGACACGCCGTACACGGTGCCGGAGGTGCTGCCGTGGATCGAGCAGTTGTGCGGCGCGCTCGATCATGCGCACAAGCAGGGTATTCTTCACCGCGACGTGAAGCCCGCGAACATTCTCATGGCGACGGACGGCGAGGTGCGGCTCGCAGACTTCGGAATCGCGCGCACGGCGCGGGAGGCGAGCGCGCGTATGTCCGGGCATCTGACCAGCGGCACCCTGCTGTTTATGAGTCCGGAACAACTGGTTGGCGAACCCCTCGACCATCGAAGCGATCTGTACAGTCTTGCCGCGACTATCTACGAGTGGCTGAGCGGCGCGCCCCCGTTCAACAAGGGCGCAATCGCCATGCAAATACAGAAGCGTTTGCCGTCGCCTATTCCGTATTGTCACGAGGCCGTCAACCGTGTGCTGCTCAAGGCGCTCAGCAAACAGCGTGAAGACCGTCACAACTCCTGCGGCGCGTTTTGCAGGGAATTGTTGGAAGTCGAGCGCGCCATCGAAGGCGTGCGCCAGCCCGTTACGTTTCCCGCGGAGGCCAGCCCGAAACTGCGCGCGAGCGTGGACCATGACAGCGAAACCGAGGCGCTGATGCTGCCGCCGGACGCGGGGGACACCAAGCAACTTGGCGTGCTGCTCGTCGAGGCGGGCGTTATCACCAAACCGCAATTGGATTCGGCGCTCACGCACCACGCAACGACGCGGGAATTGCTCGGGGCCACCTTGATGCGGCTGGGCTACGCCGAGGAAGGCGACATCGTCGAGGCGCTGGAGAAGCAGCTTCGCATGCAGTCTATTTCGCTCGACGACAGCAACATCGACCGCGACGTTGCCGAGGCGCTCCCACGCGAATTTGCGGAGGCGCACAAATGCCTGGCCGTCAAGAAGGACGCCGGGCGTATCCTGCTCGCGATGGCCAATCCGCTGGACTTTACGGCCATCAACGAGGTCGAGAAGGCGATGGGGGTCCCGATTGAGCCGCGCGTCGCGCTCGAGTCGTCGCTGAACTACGCGATTGCCCGGGTTTACGGCAATTGA
- a CDS encoding FecR domain-containing protein, whose amino-acid sequence MSPITRTFFTAPVAWLAALAATLGMTAQAENLLHARISHESGGALVRGTDDADWSYATINTIILPGDTLWIDQEGTLEVEMSGGSFLRMADRSKAELQTLPPSASINAWTGSFYVQRVSRSTGDVKLRTPAATINIDRDTQARVDVVGEGSTTVSVRWGRATIVTEGGAPIEATNGQRVYIDPGLLPSNPVPFDKTVEDSFDAWNRERARLLALGDTALPTSVRVDDAPIGYSDLASYGEWVYVDNRQYWRPTIVQDYIPYRDGYWSYGPAYGYSWTGSYPFCYVTSHYGRWNYYPAYGWLWGYDPVWSPAWCATAYYGGNFVWCPINYYNQPCSYGATFVVGGIPFSISYSSYCRAPDLYYGPCSVYPAYSNLFVNVNANDIYIWNIYSDNFVRSYPNFKYPSYGSTALFRDYSPRRVIRGIESGGAFTVAASQRARALNSELGRAEFASRSVGGLRSIRTSQVSTARSAQVRSASLNRDASALDTGSTIRRAQSRLESLRGTDDSKPQVIEARRSRVASLERSASEAQHSKLPGSTSRMSSARSVRTDGPVETIRGQGDRAAVARSLSTDTPLDAAAREGVRVPGGLNRKGDTSTATTDIPRQRPIDRIADRKGDDAAPSITDTPRQRPTERIMDREARRTEGAASGNSALTDITGRGRSESATSRTLDNTRVRVNAPDGAGRTQVPSTARLPEPKLPRISGGDGRNERSQSLGTIPQLPQRSRAAYNAPVQTYTPEPSTHVPQSRIIQDTSRANRIRENVQTYTPQTQAPVQMQSPRIVNDNARARYEAPQVNTPQRFEAPQQRFEAPQVNIPQRFEAPQQRFEAPQVNIPQRFEAPQQRFEAPQQRFEAPPQPRFEAPRQIERPSIGDGGGSRFESRSGGGGDGGGRGRSR is encoded by the coding sequence ATGTCACCCATCACTCGTACTTTCTTCACGGCGCCCGTGGCGTGGCTGGCCGCCTTGGCGGCAACGCTGGGCATGACGGCGCAGGCGGAAAACCTGCTCCACGCCCGCATCAGCCACGAATCCGGCGGCGCTCTCGTGCGCGGCACGGACGACGCCGACTGGAGCTACGCCACCATCAACACCATTATCCTCCCCGGCGATACGCTATGGATCGACCAGGAAGGCACGCTCGAGGTCGAAATGTCCGGCGGATCGTTCCTGCGCATGGCGGACCGGTCGAAGGCCGAACTTCAGACTCTGCCGCCCAGCGCATCCATTAACGCGTGGACCGGGTCCTTCTATGTTCAACGCGTCAGCCGCAGCACCGGCGACGTGAAATTGCGGACGCCGGCCGCGACGATCAACATCGATCGCGATACACAGGCGCGTGTCGATGTCGTCGGCGAAGGGTCGACCACGGTTTCTGTCCGTTGGGGCCGGGCGACGATTGTGACCGAGGGTGGCGCACCCATCGAAGCGACAAACGGCCAGCGCGTCTACATCGATCCGGGTTTGCTCCCGTCGAATCCTGTTCCATTCGACAAGACCGTTGAAGACTCCTTCGACGCGTGGAACCGCGAGCGCGCGCGTTTGCTTGCGCTCGGTGACACCGCGCTGCCCACAAGCGTCCGCGTTGACGATGCGCCGATCGGATACAGCGACCTCGCATCCTATGGCGAATGGGTGTACGTCGACAACCGCCAGTACTGGCGGCCGACAATCGTCCAAGACTACATTCCGTACCGTGACGGGTATTGGAGCTACGGCCCGGCATACGGCTATTCGTGGACGGGTTCGTACCCCTTCTGCTATGTCACCTCGCACTACGGCCGCTGGAACTACTACCCCGCGTATGGCTGGCTGTGGGGGTATGATCCGGTCTGGTCGCCGGCATGGTGCGCAACCGCCTATTACGGCGGCAACTTCGTGTGGTGCCCGATCAACTACTACAACCAACCGTGCAGCTACGGCGCGACCTTTGTCGTTGGCGGGATTCCGTTCAGCATCTCCTACAGTTCGTACTGCCGCGCTCCCGACCTGTACTACGGTCCGTGCTCGGTCTACCCGGCGTACAGCAACCTGTTCGTGAACGTGAATGCGAACGACATCTATATCTGGAATATCTATTCCGACAACTTCGTGCGCTCGTATCCGAACTTCAAGTACCCGAGCTACGGTTCGACCGCGCTGTTCCGCGACTATAGCCCGCGCCGCGTGATCCGCGGCATCGAGAGCGGCGGCGCCTTCACGGTAGCGGCATCGCAGCGCGCGCGCGCGCTGAACTCCGAATTGGGCCGCGCGGAATTCGCGTCGCGCAGCGTCGGCGGTCTGCGTTCCATTCGCACATCGCAAGTCAGCACCGCGCGTTCCGCGCAAGTGCGCAGCGCGTCGCTGAACCGTGACGCGTCGGCGCTGGACACCGGCTCCACCATCCGCCGCGCACAGAGCAGGCTCGAATCGCTGCGAGGAACCGACGACAGCAAGCCGCAGGTTATCGAAGCGCGCCGTTCCCGCGTGGCGTCGCTCGAGCGCAGCGCGTCCGAGGCGCAGCACAGCAAACTGCCGGGATCGACGTCGCGCATGTCGTCCGCGCGCAGCGTTCGAACAGACGGCCCTGTCGAGACGATTCGCGGACAGGGCGACCGTGCCGCGGTCGCGCGCAGTCTGAGCACGGATACGCCTCTTGACGCGGCGGCGCGTGAAGGAGTGCGCGTTCCCGGCGGCCTGAACCGCAAAGGCGACACTTCGACGGCGACGACTGACATCCCGCGCCAGCGCCCAATAGATCGCATCGCGGACCGCAAAGGCGACGATGCTGCGCCGTCGATCACGGACACGCCGCGCCAGCGGCCTACCGAGCGGATCATGGATCGCGAAGCCCGCCGTACGGAAGGAGCGGCATCCGGCAACAGCGCGCTCACGGACATAACCGGCCGCGGGCGTTCCGAGTCGGCAACGAGCCGGACCTTGGACAACACGCGCGTTCGCGTAAACGCGCCGGACGGCGCGGGCCGGACGCAAGTCCCGAGCACGGCGCGGCTGCCTGAACCGAAGCTGCCGCGTATCTCCGGTGGAGACGGGCGCAACGAGCGTTCGCAGTCGCTAGGCACGATTCCGCAATTGCCGCAGCGTTCACGCGCGGCGTACAACGCGCCGGTGCAGACGTACACGCCCGAACCGTCGACGCACGTGCCGCAGAGCCGCATCATTCAGGATACGTCGCGCGCGAATCGCATACGCGAGAACGTGCAGACGTACACGCCGCAAACGCAGGCGCCCGTACAGATGCAGTCGCCACGCATCGTGAACGACAATGCGCGCGCGCGGTACGAAGCGCCGCAGGTGAATACTCCGCAGCGGTTCGAAGCGCCGCAACAGCGATTCGAGGCGCCACAGGTCAATATCCCGCAACGCTTCGAGGCGCCCCAACAGCGATTCGAGGCGCCACAGGTCAATATCCCGCAACGCTTCGAGGCGCCCCAACAGCGATTCGAGGCGCCGCAGCAACGCTTTGAAGCGCCTCCGCAACCGCGATTCGAAGCGCCACGCCAGATCGAACGCCCGTCCATAGGCGACGGCGGCGGATCGCGGTTCGAAAGCCGCTCCGGCGGCGGCGGGGATGGCGGCGGACGCGGTCGCAGCCGTTAG